The Myotis daubentonii chromosome 9, mMyoDau2.1, whole genome shotgun sequence genome has a segment encoding these proteins:
- the BCL9L gene encoding B-cell CLL/lymphoma 9-like protein isoform X5 encodes MAAPQLGPGQTPQLPLSEGSAPGPPHGPPAALRPDASGGSGVPGKPPSQFVYVFTTHLANTAAEAVLQGRADSILAYHQQNVPRAKLDQAPKALSTPEPLPLSTPSAGTPQSQPPQLPPPPPAPGSAPPALPSEGPPEDTNQDLTPNSVGAASTGGGTGGTHPNTPTAATNNNPLPPGGDPSGAPGPALLGEAAPPGSGQRSLMGSEGLSKEQLEHRERSLQTLRDIERLLLRSGETEPFLKGPPGGAGEVGPPAPAPPAPPQPPTAPPGGLKKYEEPLQSMISQTQSLGGPPLEHEVPGHPPGGDMGQQMNMMMQRLGQDSLTPEQVAWRKLQEEYYEEKRRKEEQIGLHGGRPLQDMMGMGAVMVRGPPPPYHSKPGDQWPPGMGSQLRGPMDVQDPMQLRGGPPFPGPRFPGNQMQRVPGFGGMQGMPMEVPMNAMQRPVRPGMGWTEDLPPMGGPSNFAQNPVPYPGGQSEAERFMTPRVREELLRHQLLEKRSLGMQRPMGMAGGGGMGQGVEMERMMQAHRQMDPAMFPGQMAGGESLAGTPMGMDFGGGRGLLSPPMGQSGLREVDPPLGPGNLNMNMNVNMNMNMNLNVQMTPQQQMLMAQKMRGPGDMLGPQGLSPEDVARVRAQSSSGLVGGPQKMLMPSQFPGQGQQGFSGGQGPYQALPPDMGSTQDMFSPDQNSMPMSNVGTTRLSHMPLPPASNPPGSVHAAPSRGLGRRPSDLTISINQMGSPGMGHLKSPTLSQVHSPLVTSPTANLKSPQTPSQMVPLPSANPPGPLKSPQVLGSSLSARSPTGSPSRLKSPSMAVPSPGWVASPKTAMPSPGVPPNKQPPLSMNSSSTLGSMEQGALPPGGPRSSSSAPPANPTGGLMNPSLPFASSPDPSPSQNPLSLMMSQMSKYAMPSSTPLYHNAIKTIATSDDELLPDRPLLPPPPPQGSGPGIGANQSNPMHLSSAAAQSPMGVTLPGQQPLSHEPQPAMLPSPTPLGSNIPLHPNAQGTGGPPQNSMMMAPGGPDSLNAPCGPVPSSSQMMPFPPRLQQPHGGGAIPSGGGGPGLQQHYPSGMPLPPEDLPGQPPGPMPPQQHLMGKGMAGRMGDAYPPGVLPGVASVLNDPELSEVIRPTPTGIPEFDLSRIIPSEKPSSTLQYFPKSENQPPKAQPPNLHLMNLQNMMAEQTPSRAPNLPGQQGVQRGLNMPMCHPGQMSLLGRTGMPPQQGMVPHGLHQGVMSPPQGLMTQQNFMLMKQRGVGGEVYSQPPHMLSPQGSLMGPPPQQNLMVSHPLRQRSVSLDSQMGYLPGPGGMANLPF; translated from the exons ATGGCGGCCCCACAGCTGGGTCCCGGCCAGACCCCCCAGCTTCCCCTCAGTGAGGGCAGTGCCCCAGGCCCCCCGCATgggcccccagcagccctgcgGCCAGATGCCTCCGGGGGCAGTGGTGTCCCCGGAAAGCCTCCCTCACAATTCGTGTATGTCTTCACCACCCACCTGGCCAACAC GGCTGCGGAGGCTGTGCTGCAGGGCCGGGCCGACTCCATCCTGGCCTACCACCAGCAGAACGTGCCCCGGGCCAAGCTTGACCAG GCCCCCAAAGCGCTCTCCACCCCAGAGCCGCTCCCCCTGAGCACACCGTCTGCAGGCACCCCACAGTCCCAGCCACCTCAACTGCCACcaccgcccccagcccctggcagtgcCCCCCCTGCTCTGCCTTCTGAGGGGCCTCCTGAGGACACTAATCAGGACCTGACACCCAACTCAGTGGGAGCTGCCAGCACAGGTGGTGGGACTGGGGGTACCCACCCAAACACCCCTACAGCTGCTACCAACAACAACCCGCTGCCTCCAGGAGGAGACCCCAGCGgcgcccctggccctgccctccttgGGGAGGCCGCCCCCCCAGGAAGCGGGCAGCGCAGCCTGATGGGCTCGGAGGGGCTGTCCAAGGAGCAGCTGGAGCACCGGGAGCGCTCCCTGCAGACTCTGCGGGATATTGAACGGCTGCTGCTCCGCAGTGGGGAGACCGAGCCTTTCCTCAAGGGGCCCCCGGGAGGCGCAGGTGAGGTCGGACCACCAGCACCAGCCCCTCCCGCGCCCCCGcagccccccactgcccctcctggCGGGCTGAAGAAGTACGAGGAGCCCTTGCAGTCCATGATTTCGCAGACACAGAGCTTAGGGGGCCCCCCACTGGAGCATGAGGTGCCTGGGCACCCCCCAGGCGGGGACATGGGACAGCAGATGAACATGATGATGCAGAGGCTGGGCCAAGACAGCCTGACGCCCGAGCAGGTGGCCTGGCGCAAGCTGCAGGAGGAGTACTACGAGGAGAAGCGGCGGAAGGAGGAGCAGATCGGGCTCCACGGGGGCCGCCCGCTGCAGGACATGATGGGCATGGGCGCGGTGATGGTGAGGGGGCCGCCGCCTCCCTACCACAGCAAGCCTGGGGACCAGTGGCCGCCCGGGATGGGCTCCCAGCTGCGGGGGCCCATGGATGTCCAAGATCCCATGCAGCTCCGGGGCGGACCTCCCTTTCCCGGCCCCCGTTTCCCAGGCAACCAGATGCAACGGGTGCCTGGGTTTGGGGGCATGCAGGGCATGCCCATGGAGGTGCCTATGAATGCCATGCAGAGGCCTGTGAGGCCGGGCATGGGCTGGACCGAAGACTTACCCCCCATGGGGGGGCCCAGCAATTTTGCTCAGAACCCCGTGCCCTACCCAGGTGGGCAGAGTGAAGCAGAGCGATTCATGACCCCCCGGGTTCGTGAGGAGCTGCTGCGGCACCAGCTGCTAGAGAAGCGGTCCCTGGGTATGCAGCGCCCCATGGGCAtggccggcggcggcggcatgGGGCAGGGCGTGGAGATGGAGCGGATGATGCAGGCGCACCGGCAGATGGACCCAGCCATGTTCCCCGGGCAGATGGCGGGCGGTGAGAGCCTGGCGGGCACTCCCATGGGCATGGACTTTGGCGGAGGCCGGGGCCTTCTAAGCCCCCCGATGgggcagtccgggctgagggaggTGGACCCCCCCTTGGGGCCAGGCAACCTCAACATGAACATGAACGTGAACATGAACATGAACATGAACCTGAATGTGCAGATGACCCCGCAGCAGCAGATGCTGATGGCGCAGAAGATGCGAGGCCCTGGGGACATGCTGGGTCCGCAGGGCCTCAGCCCCGAGGACGTGGCCCGCGTGCGGGCTCAGAGCAGCAGCGGCCTAGTGGGCGGCCCGCAGAAGATGCTGATGCCCTCGCAGttccccggccagggccagcagggctTCTCCGGAGGCCAGGGGCCCTACCAGGCCCTGCCACCGGACATGGGCAGCACCCAGGACATGTTCAGCCCCGACCAGAACTCCATGCCCATGAGCAATGTGGGGACCACTCGGCTCAGCCACATGCCTCTGCCCCCTGCATCCAACCCTCCGGGGTCTGTGCACGCAGCCCCGAGCCGGGGGCTGGGCCGACGCCCTTCAGACCTCACCATCAGTATTAACCAGATGGGCTCACCGGGCATGGGGCACCTGAAGTCGCCCACACTTAGCCAGGTGCACTCCCCGCTGGTCACCTCGCCCACTGCCAACCTGAAGTCACCCCAGACTCCCTCACAGATGGTGCCCTTGCCTTCTGCCAACCCGCCGGGACCTCTCAAGTCGCCCCAGGTCCTGGGCTCCTCGCTCAGTGCCCGCTCGCCCACGGGCTCTCCCAGCAGGCTCAAGTCTCCCTCCATGGCGGTGCCTTCTCCGGGCTGGGTCGCCTCGCCCAAGACAGCCATGCCCAGCCCTGGGGTCCCCCCGAACAAACAGCCGCCTCTCAGCATGAACTCATCCTCCACCCTGGGCAGTATGGAGCAGG GTGCCCTCCCGCCCGGCGGTCCCCGGAGCAGCTCCTCCGCGCCTCCCGCCAACCCCACCGGCGGCCTCATGAACCCCAGCCTGCCGTTCGCTTCCTCCCCAGATCCCTCGCCGTCCCAGAACCCGCTGTCGCTGATGATGTCCCAGATGTCCAAGTACGCCATGCCCAGCTCCACGCCGCTCTACCACAACGCCATCAAGACCATCGCCACCTCGGACGACGAGCTGCTGCCCGACCGGCCCCTGCTGCCCCCGCCACCACCGCAGGGCTCCGGGCCAG GGATCGGCGCTAACCAGTCCAACCCGATGCACCTGAGCTCAGCTGCTGCCCAGAGCCCCATGGGCGTGACCCTGCCAGGCCAGCAGCCCCTGTCTCACGAGCCCCAGCCTGccatgctcccctcccccacccctctgggTTCCAACATTCCACTGCACCCCAATGCTCAGGGGACAGGGGGGCCTCCTCAGAACTCAATGATGATGGCTCCAGGGGGCCCAGACTCCCTGAATGCTCCCTGTGGCCCTGTGCCCAGCTCCTCCCAGATGATGCCCTTCCCCCCACGGCTACAGCAGCCCCATGGCGGCGGtgccatccccagtgggggtggggggccgggccTACAGCAGCACTACCCCTCGGGCATGCCCCTGCCCCCCGAGGACCTGCCCGGCCAGCCACCTGGCCCCATGCCCCCCCAGCAGCACCTGATGGGCAAAGGCATGGCTGGGCGCATGGGCGACGCGTACCCGCCGGGTGTGCTCCCAGGGGTGGCATCCGTCCTGAACGACCCCGAGCTGAGCGAGGTGATCCGGCCCACCCCGACGGGGATCCCCGAGTTCGACTTGTCCAGGATCATCCCCTCGGAGAAGCCAAGCAGCACCCTCCAGTACTTCCCCAAGAGCGAGAACCAGCCCCCCAAGGCCCAGCCCCCCAATCTGCATCTCATGAACCTGCAGAACATGATGGCGGAGCAAACCCCCTCACGGGCCCCCAAcctcccaggccagcagggtgtcCAGCGGGGGCTCAACATGCCCATGTGCCACCCCGGACAGATGTCCTTGCTGGGCAGGACAGGTATGCCCCCGCAGCAGGGCATGGTGCCCCACGGTCTGCACCAGGGGGTCATGTCCCCGCCGCAAGGCCTCATGACCCAGCAGAATTTCATGCTGATGAAGCAGCGGGGCGTGGGGGGCGAGGTCTACAGCCAGCCCCCCCACATGCTCTCCCCGCAGGGCTCCCTCAtgggccccccgccccagcagaACCTCATGGTGTCCCACCCTCTGCGGCAGCGCAGTGTGTCTCTGGACAGCCAGATGGGCTAcctccccggcccgggcggcATGGCCAACCTGCCCTTCTAG
- the BCL9L gene encoding B-cell CLL/lymphoma 9-like protein isoform X6 — protein MGSEGLSKEQLEHRERSLQTLRDIERLLLRSGETEPFLKGPPGGAGEVGPPAPAPPAPPQPPTAPPGGLKKYEEPLQSMISQTQSLGGPPLEHEVPGHPPGGDMGQQMNMMMQRLGQDSLTPEQVAWRKLQEEYYEEKRRKEEQIGLHGGRPLQDMMGMGAVMVRGPPPPYHSKPGDQWPPGMGSQLRGPMDVQDPMQLRGGPPFPGPRFPGNQMQRVPGFGGMQGMPMEVPMNAMQRPVRPGMGWTEDLPPMGGPSNFAQNPVPYPGGQSEAERFMTPRVREELLRHQLLEKRSLGMQRPMGMAGGGGMGQGVEMERMMQAHRQMDPAMFPGQMAGGESLAGTPMGMDFGGGRGLLSPPMGQSGLREVDPPLGPGNLNMNMNVNMNMNMNLNVQMTPQQQMLMAQKMRGPGDMLGPQGLSPEDVARVRAQSSSGLVGGPQKMLMPSQFPGQGQQGFSGGQGPYQALPPDMGSTQDMFSPDQNSMPMSNVGTTRLSHMPLPPASNPPGSVHAAPSRGLGRRPSDLTISINQMGSPGMGHLKSPTLSQVHSPLVTSPTANLKSPQTPSQMVPLPSANPPGPLKSPQVLGSSLSARSPTGSPSRLKSPSMAVPSPGWVASPKTAMPSPGVPPNKQPPLSMNSSSTLGSMEQGALPPGGPRSSSSAPPANPTGGLMNPSLPFASSPDPSPSQNPLSLMMSQMSKYAMPSSTPLYHNAIKTIATSDDELLPDRPLLPPPPPQGSGPGIGANQSNPMHLSSAAAQSPMGVTLPGQQPLSHEPQPAMLPSPTPLGSNIPLHPNAQGTGGPPQNSMMMAPGGPDSLNAPCGPVPSSSQMMPFPPRLQQPHGGGAIPSGGGGPGLQQHYPSGMPLPPEDLPGQPPGPMPPQQHLMGKGMAGRMGDAYPPGVLPGVASVLNDPELSEVIRPTPTGIPEFDLSRIIPSEKPSSTLQYFPKSENQPPKAQPPNLHLMNLQNMMAEQTPSRAPNLPGQQGVQRGLNMPMCHPGQMSLLGRTGMPPQQGMVPHGLHQGVMSPPQGLMTQQNFMLMKQRGVGGEVYSQPPHMLSPQGSLMGPPPQQNLMVSHPLRQRSVSLDSQMGYLPGPGGMANLPF, from the exons ATGGGCTCGGAGGGGCTGTCCAAGGAGCAGCTGGAGCACCGGGAGCGCTCCCTGCAGACTCTGCGGGATATTGAACGGCTGCTGCTCCGCAGTGGGGAGACCGAGCCTTTCCTCAAGGGGCCCCCGGGAGGCGCAGGTGAGGTCGGACCACCAGCACCAGCCCCTCCCGCGCCCCCGcagccccccactgcccctcctggCGGGCTGAAGAAGTACGAGGAGCCCTTGCAGTCCATGATTTCGCAGACACAGAGCTTAGGGGGCCCCCCACTGGAGCATGAGGTGCCTGGGCACCCCCCAGGCGGGGACATGGGACAGCAGATGAACATGATGATGCAGAGGCTGGGCCAAGACAGCCTGACGCCCGAGCAGGTGGCCTGGCGCAAGCTGCAGGAGGAGTACTACGAGGAGAAGCGGCGGAAGGAGGAGCAGATCGGGCTCCACGGGGGCCGCCCGCTGCAGGACATGATGGGCATGGGCGCGGTGATGGTGAGGGGGCCGCCGCCTCCCTACCACAGCAAGCCTGGGGACCAGTGGCCGCCCGGGATGGGCTCCCAGCTGCGGGGGCCCATGGATGTCCAAGATCCCATGCAGCTCCGGGGCGGACCTCCCTTTCCCGGCCCCCGTTTCCCAGGCAACCAGATGCAACGGGTGCCTGGGTTTGGGGGCATGCAGGGCATGCCCATGGAGGTGCCTATGAATGCCATGCAGAGGCCTGTGAGGCCGGGCATGGGCTGGACCGAAGACTTACCCCCCATGGGGGGGCCCAGCAATTTTGCTCAGAACCCCGTGCCCTACCCAGGTGGGCAGAGTGAAGCAGAGCGATTCATGACCCCCCGGGTTCGTGAGGAGCTGCTGCGGCACCAGCTGCTAGAGAAGCGGTCCCTGGGTATGCAGCGCCCCATGGGCAtggccggcggcggcggcatgGGGCAGGGCGTGGAGATGGAGCGGATGATGCAGGCGCACCGGCAGATGGACCCAGCCATGTTCCCCGGGCAGATGGCGGGCGGTGAGAGCCTGGCGGGCACTCCCATGGGCATGGACTTTGGCGGAGGCCGGGGCCTTCTAAGCCCCCCGATGgggcagtccgggctgagggaggTGGACCCCCCCTTGGGGCCAGGCAACCTCAACATGAACATGAACGTGAACATGAACATGAACATGAACCTGAATGTGCAGATGACCCCGCAGCAGCAGATGCTGATGGCGCAGAAGATGCGAGGCCCTGGGGACATGCTGGGTCCGCAGGGCCTCAGCCCCGAGGACGTGGCCCGCGTGCGGGCTCAGAGCAGCAGCGGCCTAGTGGGCGGCCCGCAGAAGATGCTGATGCCCTCGCAGttccccggccagggccagcagggctTCTCCGGAGGCCAGGGGCCCTACCAGGCCCTGCCACCGGACATGGGCAGCACCCAGGACATGTTCAGCCCCGACCAGAACTCCATGCCCATGAGCAATGTGGGGACCACTCGGCTCAGCCACATGCCTCTGCCCCCTGCATCCAACCCTCCGGGGTCTGTGCACGCAGCCCCGAGCCGGGGGCTGGGCCGACGCCCTTCAGACCTCACCATCAGTATTAACCAGATGGGCTCACCGGGCATGGGGCACCTGAAGTCGCCCACACTTAGCCAGGTGCACTCCCCGCTGGTCACCTCGCCCACTGCCAACCTGAAGTCACCCCAGACTCCCTCACAGATGGTGCCCTTGCCTTCTGCCAACCCGCCGGGACCTCTCAAGTCGCCCCAGGTCCTGGGCTCCTCGCTCAGTGCCCGCTCGCCCACGGGCTCTCCCAGCAGGCTCAAGTCTCCCTCCATGGCGGTGCCTTCTCCGGGCTGGGTCGCCTCGCCCAAGACAGCCATGCCCAGCCCTGGGGTCCCCCCGAACAAACAGCCGCCTCTCAGCATGAACTCATCCTCCACCCTGGGCAGTATGGAGCAGG GTGCCCTCCCGCCCGGCGGTCCCCGGAGCAGCTCCTCCGCGCCTCCCGCCAACCCCACCGGCGGCCTCATGAACCCCAGCCTGCCGTTCGCTTCCTCCCCAGATCCCTCGCCGTCCCAGAACCCGCTGTCGCTGATGATGTCCCAGATGTCCAAGTACGCCATGCCCAGCTCCACGCCGCTCTACCACAACGCCATCAAGACCATCGCCACCTCGGACGACGAGCTGCTGCCCGACCGGCCCCTGCTGCCCCCGCCACCACCGCAGGGCTCCGGGCCAG GGATCGGCGCTAACCAGTCCAACCCGATGCACCTGAGCTCAGCTGCTGCCCAGAGCCCCATGGGCGTGACCCTGCCAGGCCAGCAGCCCCTGTCTCACGAGCCCCAGCCTGccatgctcccctcccccacccctctgggTTCCAACATTCCACTGCACCCCAATGCTCAGGGGACAGGGGGGCCTCCTCAGAACTCAATGATGATGGCTCCAGGGGGCCCAGACTCCCTGAATGCTCCCTGTGGCCCTGTGCCCAGCTCCTCCCAGATGATGCCCTTCCCCCCACGGCTACAGCAGCCCCATGGCGGCGGtgccatccccagtgggggtggggggccgggccTACAGCAGCACTACCCCTCGGGCATGCCCCTGCCCCCCGAGGACCTGCCCGGCCAGCCACCTGGCCCCATGCCCCCCCAGCAGCACCTGATGGGCAAAGGCATGGCTGGGCGCATGGGCGACGCGTACCCGCCGGGTGTGCTCCCAGGGGTGGCATCCGTCCTGAACGACCCCGAGCTGAGCGAGGTGATCCGGCCCACCCCGACGGGGATCCCCGAGTTCGACTTGTCCAGGATCATCCCCTCGGAGAAGCCAAGCAGCACCCTCCAGTACTTCCCCAAGAGCGAGAACCAGCCCCCCAAGGCCCAGCCCCCCAATCTGCATCTCATGAACCTGCAGAACATGATGGCGGAGCAAACCCCCTCACGGGCCCCCAAcctcccaggccagcagggtgtcCAGCGGGGGCTCAACATGCCCATGTGCCACCCCGGACAGATGTCCTTGCTGGGCAGGACAGGTATGCCCCCGCAGCAGGGCATGGTGCCCCACGGTCTGCACCAGGGGGTCATGTCCCCGCCGCAAGGCCTCATGACCCAGCAGAATTTCATGCTGATGAAGCAGCGGGGCGTGGGGGGCGAGGTCTACAGCCAGCCCCCCCACATGCTCTCCCCGCAGGGCTCCCTCAtgggccccccgccccagcagaACCTCATGGTGTCCCACCCTCTGCGGCAGCGCAGTGTGTCTCTGGACAGCCAGATGGGCTAcctccccggcccgggcggcATGGCCAACCTGCCCTTCTAG